The following proteins are encoded in a genomic region of Ornithinibacillus sp. 4-3:
- a CDS encoding DNA internalization-related competence protein ComEC/Rec2, with product MVGNWHFIAISAVISLLALVYESILFYFVFLIWIFILYFQGKLERILLLMILISLAFFNFYFQEDNAKASDDHRQYQDVTLHGKITSSVHITATSLTFTLQEENTKEKYSIVHFPNEDAVYEEEVLLTLKTGATCKIEGEINHPTPPTNPGEFDFQTYYRNQGITSQVIVSNLEMLQCEGLNSLQFIYLLRMNLIERMNERLSEYTAPWVNALVLGDDSLLEEDTIQLFQRWGLSHILAISGLHVGLMIGMLYFLFLRLNIITKEKLQWVLIFILPIYALLAGGEPSVWRASLMVFLLLILQKLKLKINPLDTLSIIFLVLILFNKYFIYHVGFQFSFLVTFGLILSKTWFTSSHSSMYNLLQISFVSQMMILPLQLHYFHHFQPLSIFLNVIVVPYFSLFVIPFMLFLLIFSPFPMPLIRLLDQLFIFIHGKIMLILEIIDHFFHYPFVIGEISIGYTIIYYIIFVIFMIHLYQTKKIRTFIIGFMLAMFIIYGAAKPYFSPIGYVTMLDIGQGDAFIIELPYRKGVFLIDAGASFSFSDMQPSSKVFKSVIKPYLLSRGIQEIDTIFLSHSDLDHIGSVPYLISEIKVKEIIISEYYPISIEEMRDWTSHNINIRRVAWNEKIERNGLQFHVLSPAKDKHDDNENSLVLQTTIGGESWLFLGDIGKETEEEILKNHTNIKGDVLKVAHHGSNTSSSERFIDQLKPMYALISAGRNNRYGHPTDDVIRTLEERAIKILRTDENGAVQFLYKGEEGVFQTFLDQNK from the coding sequence GTGGTTGGAAACTGGCATTTTATTGCGATAAGTGCAGTCATCAGCTTATTAGCGCTCGTCTATGAGTCGATATTATTTTATTTTGTTTTTCTGATTTGGATTTTTATTTTATATTTTCAAGGGAAATTAGAGAGAATTCTATTGTTAATGATTCTAATTTCCCTCGCTTTTTTTAACTTTTACTTTCAGGAGGATAATGCAAAAGCTAGTGATGATCATCGGCAATACCAAGATGTTACATTACATGGTAAAATTACTAGCTCTGTCCATATCACTGCCACAAGCTTAACTTTTACCTTACAGGAGGAGAATACGAAAGAGAAGTATTCGATTGTTCATTTTCCAAATGAGGATGCTGTCTATGAAGAAGAGGTTCTCCTTACTTTAAAAACAGGTGCAACCTGTAAGATTGAGGGAGAAATAAATCATCCGACCCCTCCCACAAATCCTGGAGAATTTGATTTTCAAACCTATTATCGTAATCAAGGAATTACTTCACAAGTAATTGTATCTAATTTGGAAATGCTACAATGTGAAGGACTTAATTCTCTACAGTTCATTTATTTACTAAGAATGAATCTGATTGAACGAATGAACGAGAGATTAAGTGAGTATACTGCGCCTTGGGTAAATGCACTGGTGTTAGGTGATGATTCGTTATTAGAAGAAGACACTATTCAATTATTTCAAAGGTGGGGACTATCACATATCCTTGCTATTTCTGGTTTGCATGTTGGTTTAATGATTGGTATGCTTTATTTCCTTTTCCTCCGATTGAATATAATAACGAAAGAAAAATTACAATGGGTATTGATTTTTATCCTTCCTATTTATGCATTATTAGCCGGAGGTGAACCATCCGTCTGGCGTGCAAGCTTAATGGTCTTTCTCTTGTTGATTTTACAAAAGCTCAAACTGAAAATAAATCCATTAGATACGTTAAGTATTATATTTCTCGTATTAATCCTCTTCAATAAGTATTTTATTTACCATGTTGGATTTCAATTCTCTTTCCTCGTTACGTTTGGTTTAATTTTATCTAAAACGTGGTTTACTTCTTCACATTCCTCTATGTATAACCTTTTACAAATTAGCTTCGTCTCTCAAATGATGATCCTTCCACTGCAGCTTCACTATTTTCATCACTTTCAACCCTTATCTATTTTCCTAAATGTTATTGTTGTTCCGTATTTTTCTTTATTTGTAATCCCATTTATGTTATTCCTTCTTATCTTTTCTCCATTCCCAATGCCTCTTATCCGTTTATTAGATCAACTGTTTATTTTCATTCATGGAAAGATAATGCTTATTTTAGAAATAATCGATCATTTCTTTCATTATCCTTTTGTTATCGGTGAGATTAGTATTGGTTATACGATAATTTACTATATTATATTTGTTATTTTTATGATTCATCTCTATCAAACGAAAAAAATCCGGACTTTTATCATAGGTTTTATGTTAGCAATGTTCATTATTTATGGAGCAGCTAAACCATATTTTTCACCAATTGGCTATGTGACAATGTTAGATATTGGTCAAGGGGATGCATTTATTATAGAACTTCCTTACCGGAAAGGTGTATTTCTAATTGATGCAGGTGCTAGTTTTTCATTTTCTGATATGCAACCATCAAGTAAGGTGTTTAAAAGCGTTATTAAACCTTATTTACTTTCCCGAGGGATACAAGAGATAGATACTATTTTTCTCTCTCATTCAGACCTTGATCATATTGGAAGTGTCCCTTATCTAATAAGCGAAATAAAAGTGAAGGAAATTATCATTAGTGAATATTATCCAATTTCTATAGAGGAGATGCGGGATTGGACAAGTCATAATATTAATATCAGAAGAGTGGCGTGGAATGAAAAGATAGAAAGAAATGGATTACAATTTCATGTGCTGTCTCCAGCAAAGGATAAACATGATGACAATGAAAATTCTCTTGTTTTACAAACAACAATAGGAGGGGAATCTTGGCTTTTTCTCGGCGATATTGGCAAAGAAACAGAGGAAGAAATTTTAAAAAATCATACCAATATAAAAGGGGATGTTTTAAAAGTAGCTCATCATGGCAGTAATACTTCGAGTTCAGAGAGATTTATTGATCAACTGAAACCAATGTATGCACTTATTTCTGCAGGGCGGAATAATCGTTATGGTCATCCCACAGATGACGTAATTCGAACGTTGGAGGAGAGAGCAATTAAAATATTAAGGACAGATGAAAATGGGGCAGTGCAGTTTCTTTATAAAGGAGAAGAGGGTGTATTTCAAACCTTTTTGGATCAAAACAAATAA
- a CDS encoding ComE operon protein 2, with amino-acid sequence MDRIAWDQYFMAQSTLLALRSTCTRLMVGATIVRDKRIIAGGYNGSVSGSVHCIEDGCYIVDGHCVRTVHAEANALLQCAKFGVPTDNAEIYVTHFPCLQCAKQIIQSGIKAVYYANDYRNNEYAIQLFKEANVKMTKVELTTMVVDTNAEEKLAYVQSLIQSLEEKGASKEEIDLLKEKGKELFPLR; translated from the coding sequence ATGGATAGAATAGCTTGGGATCAATATTTTATGGCACAGAGTACATTACTAGCTCTAAGAAGTACATGTACAAGATTAATGGTAGGTGCAACTATTGTAAGAGATAAGCGAATTATAGCAGGGGGATATAATGGCAGTGTTTCAGGAAGTGTCCATTGTATTGAGGATGGTTGCTATATTGTCGATGGACATTGTGTTCGTACTGTTCACGCAGAAGCAAATGCATTATTACAATGTGCAAAATTTGGTGTACCAACAGATAATGCAGAAATATATGTCACACATTTTCCGTGTCTACAATGCGCAAAACAGATTATTCAAAGTGGTATTAAAGCAGTGTATTATGCAAATGATTATCGAAATAATGAATATGCGATTCAACTATTTAAGGAAGCAAATGTTAAGATGACTAAAGTAGAGCTAACTACGATGGTGGTTGATACAAATGCAGAAGAAAAGTTAGCCTATGTCCAATCATTAATACAATCACTTGAAGAAAAAGGTGCTAGTAAGGAAGAAATCGATTTACTAAAAGAAAAAGGAAAAGAATTATTCCCTTTACGGTGA
- a CDS encoding helix-hairpin-helix domain-containing protein gives MIEWLKRHWLIITLGLILLIFIFFTNQISSLLLPSASEIDIPTIEENPDENFTNLYVIVDVKGAVHKPGVYEVEEHARVHDVIELAGGFTKEADQLFINLAQKVQDEMTIIVPSVNGHEAAASHNASDSGKVRLNYATESEIETLNGIGPSKAKAILKYREEHGFFTKIEDLLEISGIGEKTLENIRDQIQVP, from the coding sequence ATGATAGAGTGGCTTAAACGTCACTGGCTTATTATTACCTTAGGGCTAATCCTATTGATTTTTATCTTCTTTACGAATCAAATCTCCTCCTTATTACTACCCTCAGCTTCTGAAATAGATATTCCCACAATAGAAGAAAACCCTGATGAAAATTTTACAAATTTATATGTTATAGTAGATGTGAAAGGTGCTGTTCACAAGCCTGGTGTATATGAAGTAGAGGAACATGCTAGAGTACATGATGTAATTGAACTTGCAGGTGGTTTTACAAAGGAAGCAGATCAGCTGTTTATTAATTTGGCTCAAAAGGTTCAAGATGAGATGACAATTATTGTACCTAGTGTAAATGGGCATGAAGCTGCTGCCAGCCATAACGCATCTGATAGTGGGAAGGTTCGGCTTAATTATGCGACAGAATCAGAAATTGAAACATTAAATGGGATAGGCCCTTCTAAAGCAAAAGCAATTTTGAAATATCGAGAGGAACATGGCTTCTTTACAAAAATAGAAGATTTACTAGAAATATCTGGGATTGGAGAGAAAACATTAGAAAACATTCGTGATCAAATTCAAGTCCCTTAG
- a CDS encoding class I SAM-dependent methyltransferase produces the protein MRAYENMASLYDRLMKDAPYEQWVLFTKQVFKKLNKEVNTIADLGCGTGEVTIRLANEGYQMLGVDYSSDMLTWAEQKSSQNKLPIQWMHQDVRELTGIGKLDAVISYCDVINYIVLEEDIKEVFSRVYQTLKADGVFIFDIHAMDYVENLLVGHSFTDVSDEVAYIWDCFAGDEDGEMFHELTFFTKTGENQYARFDETHHQRTYPTSFYKKLLEEIGFENIILCSDFDLKNQNIDQQTERIFIIAEKGRA, from the coding sequence ATGAGAGCATATGAGAATATGGCTTCCTTGTACGATCGCTTAATGAAGGATGCGCCATATGAACAATGGGTACTTTTTACGAAGCAAGTCTTTAAAAAGCTAAATAAAGAAGTAAATACGATTGCAGATTTAGGCTGTGGCACAGGAGAAGTGACAATTCGTTTAGCGAATGAAGGCTATCAAATGCTCGGTGTTGATTATTCTAGCGATATGTTAACTTGGGCAGAACAAAAAAGTAGCCAAAACAAACTTCCTATTCAGTGGATGCATCAGGATGTTCGTGAATTAACGGGAATAGGGAAGTTAGATGCTGTGATTAGTTATTGCGATGTGATAAATTATATCGTCTTAGAAGAGGATATAAAGGAAGTATTCTCACGTGTTTATCAAACTTTAAAAGCTGACGGAGTATTTATTTTTGATATCCATGCGATGGATTATGTCGAAAATTTATTAGTAGGGCATTCTTTTACAGATGTTAGTGATGAGGTTGCCTATATCTGGGATTGTTTTGCAGGCGACGAAGATGGAGAGATGTTCCACGAATTAACCTTTTTCACTAAAACTGGTGAAAATCAATATGCTCGATTTGATGAAACGCATCATCAACGTACGTATCCTACTTCTTTTTACAAAAAATTATTAGAGGAAATAGGCTTTGAAAATATCATTTTATGTAGTGATTTTGATTTGAAAAATCAAAATATCGATCAGCAAACAGAGAGAATTTTTATTATTGCAGAAAAAGGGCGTGCATAA
- the rsfS gene encoding ribosome silencing factor: MNNSKTLLETIIQACDEKHAQDIVVLDMSEISLVADYFVICHANNERQVQAIAREIKDTIDINKMEGFEDSRWVVIDADGVLVHVFHKEERMYYNLERLWGDATRVSVEQGIDKQ, encoded by the coding sequence TTGAATAATAGCAAAACATTATTAGAAACAATTATTCAAGCATGTGATGAAAAGCATGCCCAAGATATTGTTGTATTAGATATGAGTGAGATTTCGTTGGTTGCAGATTATTTTGTGATTTGCCATGCGAATAATGAAAGACAAGTACAAGCAATTGCAAGAGAGATAAAAGATACGATAGATATTAATAAAATGGAAGGCTTCGAGGATTCACGCTGGGTTGTAATTGATGCAGATGGTGTGCTTGTTCATGTATTCCATAAAGAAGAGCGTATGTATTATAATTTAGAAAGATTATGGGGAGACGCAACACGAGTAAGTGTAGAGCAAGGAATAGATAAACAATGA
- the yqeK gene encoding bis(5'-nucleosyl)-tetraphosphatase (symmetrical) YqeK, with product MGTTEMIEQVKMVLQPKRFEHTLRVAKEAVILAKRYNVPEDKAEVAAILHDYAKNFPSAKLKKYIENSALPQDLLQYNEELWHGPVASILLAQEFDIIDEDIQAAIRYHTTGRANMSDLERIIYLADYMEPGRSFPGLAEVRETAEVDLVKACWLVSKNTIQFLMNQKVTIHPDSFYAYNDFTKQMMEEK from the coding sequence ATGGGAACAACTGAGATGATTGAACAGGTAAAAATGGTTTTACAACCCAAACGATTTGAACATACATTGAGAGTTGCTAAGGAAGCAGTTATTTTAGCAAAGCGATATAATGTACCAGAGGATAAAGCTGAGGTTGCTGCCATTTTACATGACTATGCAAAAAACTTTCCATCAGCAAAATTAAAAAAATATATTGAAAATAGTGCATTGCCACAAGATTTATTACAATATAATGAAGAGCTTTGGCATGGGCCTGTTGCTTCGATATTATTAGCTCAAGAGTTTGATATAATTGATGAGGATATTCAAGCTGCAATTCGCTATCATACAACAGGGAGAGCGAATATGAGCGATTTAGAACGAATCATTTATTTAGCAGATTATATGGAGCCAGGAAGAAGCTTTCCGGGTTTAGCTGAGGTGCGGGAAACAGCAGAAGTTGACTTAGTAAAAGCATGCTGGCTTGTGTCCAAAAATACGATTCAATTTTTAATGAATCAAAAAGTGACTATCCACCCGGACTCTTTTTATGCATATAATGATTTTACGAAACAAATGATGGAAGAAAAATAA
- a CDS encoding nicotinate-nucleotide adenylyltransferase, which produces MKKIGILGGTFDPPHLGHLIIGEQVRLALALDEIWFIPTHTPPHKQGAMVTARDRLRMVELATEDNPFFKVDAIEINRSGKSYSIDTVKALRKQNPTVDFYFIIGADMVEYLPKWHQIETLMELVTFVSVKRPGYKVETNYPVVHVEIPSIDISSSHIRNQIKRQQSVKYLIPEKVYAYMKEKNLYGNN; this is translated from the coding sequence ATGAAAAAAATAGGAATATTAGGTGGAACATTTGATCCACCACATCTTGGACATCTAATTATTGGTGAGCAAGTTCGGCTTGCTTTAGCATTAGATGAAATATGGTTTATTCCAACCCATACCCCACCGCATAAGCAAGGAGCGATGGTTACAGCTAGAGATAGGCTACGTATGGTAGAATTGGCAACTGAAGATAATCCCTTTTTTAAAGTAGATGCAATCGAAATTAATCGTTCAGGAAAATCTTACTCGATTGATACGGTGAAAGCTTTACGCAAGCAAAATCCAACTGTTGATTTCTACTTCATTATTGGAGCGGATATGGTTGAATACTTACCAAAATGGCATCAAATTGAAACCTTAATGGAGCTAGTAACTTTTGTTAGTGTAAAAAGACCAGGTTATAAGGTTGAAACGAATTATCCTGTTGTACATGTAGAGATTCCGAGTATTGATATTTCATCAAGCCATATTCGCAACCAAATTAAGCGGCAACAATCTGTTAAATATTTAATTCCGGAAAAAGTCTATGCATATATGAAGGAGAAAAATTTGTATGGGAACAACTGA
- the yhbY gene encoding ribosome assembly RNA-binding protein YhbY — protein sequence MLTGKQKRFLRAKANKIKPIFQVGKIGVNENMIEQIIDALEKRELIKVSILQNCTEDKDVVAEQLVTGTNAELVQIIGNNIVLYKESKEDKQIELP from the coding sequence ATGTTAACAGGAAAACAAAAACGATTTTTGCGTGCAAAGGCAAATAAAATTAAACCAATTTTTCAAGTAGGGAAAATTGGTGTGAATGAAAATATGATTGAACAAATTATTGATGCACTTGAAAAAAGGGAATTAATTAAAGTAAGTATCTTACAAAATTGTACAGAGGATAAAGACGTAGTTGCAGAACAACTAGTTACTGGAACAAATGCAGAGCTTGTTCAAATCATTGGTAACAATATTGTCCTTTATAAGGAATCAAAAGAAGATAAGCAGATAGAATTACCATGA
- the aroE gene encoding shikimate dehydrogenase, with the protein MTYQLGLIGYPIQHSLSPWIHGEFLDKANLQGNYKIMEIDINDSFAEKIEQIKNEGIMGFNVTVPYKQTIIPFLDELDDTAKQIGAVNTVVHQEGKWIGYNTDGIGYVRALEHAYPELFQNKSKKKVLILGAGGAARGIYHAVLTSGYMQIDIANRTKESAEKIALLNKNKAKTSILTLVEAEQRLANYDLIIQTTSVGMKPNTDQTIISLENVNPAAVVSDIVYQPIKTSFLQEAEQRGASIHFGHTMLLYQAQFAFEIWTKENVSTDQMDEELKKILEGR; encoded by the coding sequence ATGACATATCAATTAGGTTTAATCGGTTATCCAATTCAACATTCATTATCTCCATGGATCCATGGAGAGTTTCTAGATAAGGCGAACTTACAGGGAAACTATAAAATCATGGAAATCGATATAAATGATTCCTTTGCAGAAAAGATTGAACAAATTAAAAATGAGGGGATTATGGGCTTTAATGTCACTGTTCCATATAAACAAACAATCATTCCGTTTCTAGATGAGCTAGATGATACAGCAAAACAAATTGGCGCTGTGAATACAGTCGTACATCAAGAGGGAAAATGGATAGGGTACAACACAGATGGAATTGGTTATGTACGAGCATTAGAACATGCGTATCCAGAGCTTTTTCAAAATAAATCAAAGAAGAAAGTATTGATTTTAGGAGCTGGTGGAGCAGCAAGAGGTATTTATCATGCGGTGCTGACATCTGGATATATGCAAATAGATATTGCTAATAGAACAAAAGAAAGTGCAGAGAAGATAGCTTTATTAAATAAAAATAAAGCTAAAACTTCTATACTTACTTTAGTAGAAGCTGAGCAAAGGTTAGCCAATTATGATTTAATCATCCAAACGACATCAGTTGGTATGAAGCCGAATACAGATCAGACCATTATTTCATTGGAAAATGTGAACCCTGCAGCCGTTGTTAGCGATATTGTTTACCAACCAATTAAAACGAGTTTTTTGCAGGAAGCAGAGCAAAGAGGTGCTAGCATTCATTTTGGTCACACGATGTTATTGTATCAAGCACAATTTGCTTTTGAAATTTGGACAAAAGAAAATGTATCAACAGATCAAATGGATGAAGAATTAAAAAAGATTTTGGAAGGAAGATAG
- the yqeH gene encoding ribosome biogenesis GTPase YqeH has translation MEAIYCQGCGVSIQTEDPNKLGYTPKSSLQREVVLCQRCFRLKHYNETQDISITDEDFLKMVSEISNAKGLIVHLIDIFDVNGSLISGLSRIVGDNPIILVGNKMDLLPKSTNQNKLIRWLRSSAKESGLKVKDVFLISSVKGHGVEELTQQIEAYRENGDVYIVGTTNVGKSTFINRIIKQSIGEQDVITTSYFPGTTLGFIEVPLDDDAYLIDTPGIVNKQQMAHYVSRNDLKQITPSKEIKSRVYQLNSGQTLFIGGLARLDFIKGEKQSFVCYFSNQISIHRTKLSNADALYENHLGSLLSPPDAETLEILPSFTESTFKITDGRTDIVFPGLGWISVDGIDTTITAHSPKGVSVSIRKSLIGEN, from the coding sequence ATGGAAGCAATCTATTGTCAAGGCTGCGGTGTCTCCATTCAGACAGAAGATCCTAATAAATTAGGATATACACCTAAATCCTCTTTACAAAGAGAAGTTGTATTATGTCAAAGATGTTTTCGCTTAAAGCATTATAATGAAACACAAGATATTTCTATCACAGATGAAGACTTTTTAAAAATGGTTAGTGAAATCAGTAATGCAAAGGGTTTAATTGTTCATTTAATTGATATTTTCGATGTAAATGGCAGTTTGATTTCTGGTTTGTCTCGTATTGTTGGAGACAATCCAATCATATTGGTAGGAAATAAAATGGATTTATTACCAAAGTCAACCAATCAAAATAAACTGATTCGCTGGTTAAGATCCTCTGCGAAGGAAAGTGGATTGAAAGTAAAGGATGTTTTTCTAATTTCCTCAGTAAAGGGTCATGGAGTAGAAGAACTCACACAACAAATAGAAGCATATCGTGAAAACGGAGATGTTTATATTGTTGGAACGACTAATGTTGGAAAATCTACTTTTATTAATCGGATTATCAAACAATCAATTGGTGAACAGGATGTAATTACTACTTCTTATTTTCCAGGAACTACATTAGGTTTCATTGAAGTTCCGTTAGATGATGATGCGTATTTAATCGACACACCGGGAATTGTAAATAAACAACAGATGGCACATTATGTTTCTAGAAATGATTTAAAGCAGATTACACCAAGCAAGGAAATTAAATCCAGAGTGTATCAGTTAAATAGTGGACAGACATTATTTATCGGTGGTTTAGCAAGATTGGATTTTATTAAAGGGGAAAAGCAGTCTTTTGTGTGTTATTTTTCTAATCAAATATCCATCCATCGAACAAAGCTGTCTAATGCAGATGCATTATATGAGAATCATTTAGGCTCGTTATTATCGCCTCCTGACGCAGAAACATTAGAAATTTTACCATCGTTTACAGAAAGTACTTTTAAAATAACAGATGGAAGAACAGATATTGTTTTTCCAGGATTAGGTTGGATATCTGTTGATGGTATTGATACAACGATAACTGCACATAGTCCTAAGGGAGTTTCTGTATCGATTCGAAAATCTTTAATAGGGGAGAATTGA
- a CDS encoding YqeG family HAD IIIA-type phosphatase: protein MYSRFLPNTYVKSIFDIDPVFLKENGIRGIITDLDNTLIPWNVQDASAEIIKWFKQLEANNIKVTVISNNNENRVKVFSDPLKVPYIANARKPLKRSFKQAAKLMGLCPGQVAVIGDQLLTDILGGNSAGFYTILVAPIVQTDAKITQINRTIERRIMERFRKKGIFIRKDEQ, encoded by the coding sequence TTGTATAGCAGATTTTTACCAAATACATACGTAAAAAGTATTTTTGATATTGACCCAGTATTCTTAAAAGAAAATGGGATTAGAGGAATAATAACAGACCTTGATAATACATTGATTCCTTGGAATGTACAAGATGCATCTGCGGAAATTATCAAATGGTTTAAGCAGTTAGAAGCAAATAATATTAAAGTCACGGTTATTTCAAATAATAATGAAAATCGAGTGAAAGTATTTTCAGATCCATTGAAGGTTCCATACATAGCAAATGCTCGTAAACCATTAAAGAGATCATTTAAGCAAGCAGCAAAATTAATGGGGCTTTGTCCGGGACAAGTAGCAGTAATAGGAGACCAGTTGTTAACAGATATATTAGGCGGAAATTCAGCTGGTTTTTATACCATATTAGTTGCGCCGATTGTACAAACAGATGCTAAAATAACGCAAATAAATCGAACAATAGAAAGAAGAATTATGGAACGTTTTAGAAAGAAAGGGATATTTATTAGGAAGGATGAGCAATAA
- a CDS encoding sporulation histidine kinase inhibitor Sda gives MDYLSDELLLESYQKALELNLNSDFLSLIEEEIDRRNLTSQIKCSHHV, from the coding sequence ATGGATTACTTATCTGATGAATTACTTTTAGAATCCTATCAAAAAGCATTAGAATTAAATTTAAATTCAGATTTCCTATCACTTATAGAGGAAGAAATTGATCGCAGAAATCTTACATCCCAGATTAAGTGTAGTCATCATGTCTAA